DNA from Salinispora arenicola:
GCCACCGTTGACCGCGACGACCGTCCCGGCCATCGGCGCGGTGAGGGTGGCACCGTCGACCCTCTCCCGGGCCTCGGCGACCGCCAGCTCCGCCTGGACCACCGCGGTTTCCGCCTGCGTGCTGGAGTCACCGTTCCCGGCCGCCCGCTCGACCGCGTCCCGCGCCGCCGTCAGGTCCGCCTCGGCACCAGCCAGTTCGCGTTCCACCACCGTGGCGTCAAGCCGGGCCAGTACCTGCCCCTCGGTCACCGACTCCCCGACCGTGGCCAAGACCTCGGCCACCGTCCCACTGGTGGCGAAAACCGCGTTCGCGGTCACCGCGCTGCGCACCGAACCGGCAACGGAGACCACGGATGTCACCGTCGCCCGGCTGACCGGCAGCGTTCTCGGTTCGGTGGTCGCCGACCGATCCGGGCCGGTGAACGCCGGATACGCCAGCGCCGCCCCGAGCAGCACCGCCACACCGAGACCGGCGTTGACGACCAGGGACGAGCTAGGCGCCGGGAGGAGTCGTCGCACACGCATGGTCAACACCTTGGAACCCGCAGCTCGGAGGCAACCCAGGGCAACCTCGGAACCGGCTGGGAGTGTCATGCGCGACGCCGCGAGGCAGGTCACCCGGCTCGTCCCGGCCGCCGCCAGAGACCGCCGGCAGCAGCACCCGGAACGTCGCGCCCCGGCCGGGGGCGGTGACCAGCTCGACTCGCCCCCGATGCGCGCTGACAATGGCTGCCACGATGGGCAGACCCAACCCGGAGCCTCCGCTACCGCGGCTACGACTACGCTCGGCCCGAAAGAGCCGCTCGAACACCCGCACCGCCTGATCAGCGGCGATACCCGGTCCGGTGTCGGTGACCTCCAGCACGGCGACAGGCTCCTCGGCTGGCAGCGAGCCGCCGACTGACACCGTGGGGGCCGGCCCGGCCGGAACTCGATGCGAACGGCCAGCCCGCACCGTGACCGGCACGTCCGGCGGGGTGTGCTGGAGCGCGTTGCTGACCAGGTTGGCGGCTACCTGGCGTAGTCGATGGTCGTCGCCGCTGACCGTGACCGCCTCGAACAGGGCGTCGTCGTCAAGCGCGGTGAGCCGAATATCCCGAAACGGCGCCCGGGCGTGTGCGTCCCGGACGCTGTCGGCGGCGACTGCCAGCAGGTCCACCGGACGCCGCCGCGCCGGGCGATCGTGGTCGAGCTGGGCCAGGAGCAACAAATCCTCGACCAGCAGTCCCATCCGAGCCGCCTCGGCCTCGATCCGGGTCATCGTCTCGTCCAGGTCCGGCCCCGGCGGCGCACCGCCCCGGCGGTACAGCTCGGCGAAGCCACGGATCGAGGTCAGCGGCGTACGCAGCTCGTGTGACGCGTCGGCGACGAAATCCCGCAGCCGCCGCTCCGAGTCACGGCGCGCCGCGACCTCGGCGGAGATCCGGTCCAACATCAGGTTGAGCGCGCCCCCAAGGCGACCTGGCTCGGTGTGCGGATCGGCATCCGGAACCCGACGGTCCAGATTCCCAGCAGTGATCTCGGCCGTGACCCACTCCATTCGGGTCAGTGGACGCAGCCCGAGCCGGACCACCACCGCCGCGAGAAAGCCCAGCAGGAACAGCGCGATCAGGACGACCACGATGTCGATCAGCAGGAGGAGACCAACGGTTTCGTCGACCTCACGCAGCGACACCGCCAGCACCGCCACCCCGCGGTCGCCGCCACGATCAACCACCAGCACTCGCCACGGCGACGTACCGTCGACACCCCCGACAGAGTACGGCCGGCCCGCCGCCGCATCGGCGACCAGTTGCTCGTACGGCTCGAGTATCGGCAGGTCGTTCGACTCGTCCGACCGGCGTACGTCCCTGAGCCGGCCGTCGGCACCATAGAGCAGCAGCACCTGCTCGGGCCCGAGCCTGACGTTCGGGAACACCCGAGGATGGCCGTACGGTGTGGAGCCGTCCCGGTTGAACGGACGGTTGACTGCGGATAGCTGGTCGTCGATCCGCTCGATGAGGGTCCGGCGCAGCAGCACCACGCCGGCGGCGTTGGCGGCGA
Protein-coding regions in this window:
- a CDS encoding sensor histidine kinase, translating into MRRRAPRWRLRRWAHWNLRSRLVVVVAALTALALVAANAAGVVLLRRTLIERIDDQLSAVNRPFNRDGSTPYGHPRVFPNVRLGPEQVLLLYGADGRLRDVRRSDESNDLPILEPYEQLVADAAAGRPYSVGGVDGTSPWRVLVVDRGGDRGVAVLAVSLREVDETVGLLLLIDIVVVLIALFLLGFLAAVVVRLGLRPLTRMEWVTAEITAGNLDRRVPDADPHTEPGRLGGALNLMLDRISAEVAARRDSERRLRDFVADASHELRTPLTSIRGFAELYRRGGAPPGPDLDETMTRIEAEAARMGLLVEDLLLLAQLDHDRPARRRPVDLLAVAADSVRDAHARAPFRDIRLTALDDDALFEAVTVSGDDHRLRQVAANLVSNALQHTPPDVPVTVRAGRSHRVPAGPAPTVSVGGSLPAEEPVAVLEVTDTGPGIAADQAVRVFERLFRAERSRSRGSGGSGLGLPIVAAIVSAHRGRVELVTAPGRGATFRVLLPAVSGGGRDEPGDLPRGVAHDTPSRFRGCPGLPPSCGFQGVDHACATTPPGA